Proteins encoded within one genomic window of Triticum aestivum cultivar Chinese Spring chromosome 2D, IWGSC CS RefSeq v2.1, whole genome shotgun sequence:
- the LOC123050231 gene encoding uncharacterized protein, whose translation MAAKTTSCFTFLKEALILPTLNPKLFTPLLLLFAAAAFLDHIVNFVFVQPLADVVAGHATELNNTDFSSAEYAKLMEMEGPKQDGMKFILIAVSEVMVALAVGFVKKILFLFAASTTYSGGRYSLAELLRELVKGRISLKGPSITIAVVDALDFASAVLAALIPAPALMGGLSGVLSVQGLVYLIALLTSLYFTAVALVGVGASVVDRRCRGVGALRQAWRLVTLVRRKEGLLLVLVAHFVPTVVAPLYRVALAYAKTSMAVCLCLLAVHAFLSCALQLVSLMAATVYYYQAMQTKEVINALRLC comes from the coding sequence ATGGCTGCCAAAACCACATCATGCTTTACTTTCCTAAAGGAAGCGCTGATCCTCCCCACGTTAAACCCCAAGCTCTTCACGCCCTTGCTCCTCCTCtttgccgccgccgccttccttgaCCACATAGTCAATTTCGTGTTCGTCCAGCCTCTCGCCGACGTCGTGGCCGGCCATGCCACCGAGCTCAACAACACCGACTTCTCGAGCGCCGAATACGCCAAGCTCATGGAGATGGAGGGGCCAAAGCAAGACGGCATGAAGTTCATCCTCATCGCCGTATCCGAGGTGATGGTCGCCCTGGCGGTCGGCTTCGTCAAGAAGATCCTCTTCCTCTTCGCGGCCTCCACGACCTACTCCGGCGGCCGCTACTCGCTGGCCGAGCTCCTGCGCGAGCTGGTCAAGGGGAGGATCAGCCTGAAGGGGCCTTCCATCACCATCGCCGTCGTCGACGCGCTTGACTTCGCGTCGGCGGTCCTGGCCGCGCTGATTCCCGCTCCCGCCCTGATGGGCGGGCTCTCGGGGGTGCTCTCCGTCCAGGGTCTCGTCTACCTCATCGCGCTCCTCACCTCCCTCTACTTCACCGCCGTGGCGTTGGTGGGCGTCGGCGCGTCGGTGGTCGACAGGAGGTGCCGCGGCGTGGGGGCGCTCCGGCAGGCGTGGCGGCTCGTGACGCTGGTGAGGAGAAAGGAGGGCCTCCTGCTGGTGCTCGTGGCGCACTTCGTGCCGACCGTCGTGGCTCCGCTGTACCGGGTTGCTCTTGCGTATGCCAAGACGAGCATGGCGGTGTGCTTGTGCTTGTTGGCTGTGCATGCTTTTCTGTCTTGTGCGCTGCAGCTCGTCTCTCTGATGGCAGCAACGGTGTACTACTACCAAGCCATGCAGACCAAGGAGGTGATCAATGCCTTGCGGTTATGCTAA
- the LOC123054789 gene encoding uncharacterized protein produces MAAKITSCFTFLKEALILPTLNPKLFAPVLLLFAVTAFLDSLEDVVFVQPLVDDMGSRLITVNSTDPLGAEYTKLTEETEPGGTELLLIAVSEVIVALAVGFVKKILALFAASTTYSGGRYSLAALLRELVNGRISLKGPSITIAVVDAFDFASAVLAALIPTPALMGGLSRVLSVQGLVSHLANHVSLCFTVVALVGVAVSAVDRRCRGMRALRQAWRLVTRVRKKQGFVLVLVAYLGPTVVAPLHGFALGYAKRSTAACLCLLAVHALLSGAQELFSLAAASVYYYQAMESKEVIDALWLC; encoded by the coding sequence ATGGCTGCCAAGATCACCTCATGCTTTACTTTCCTAAAGGAAGCGCTGATCCTGCCCACGCTAAACCCCAAGCTGTTCGCACCCGTGCTCCTCCTCTTTGCCGTCACCGCCTTCCTTGACTCCTTGGAAGATGTCGTGTTCGTCCAGCCTCTCGTCGACGACATGGGCAGCCGTCTCATCACGGTCAACAGCACCGACCCCTTGGGCGCCGAGTACACCAAGCTCACGGAGGAGACAGAGCCAGGCGGTACAGAGCTCCTCCTCATCGCCGTCTCCGAGGTGATCGTCGCCCTGGCGGTCGGCTTCGTCAAGAAGATCCTCGCCCTCTTCGCGGCCTCCACGACCTACTCCGGTGGCCGCTACTCGCTAGCAGCGCTCCTGCGTGAGCTGGTCAACGGGAGGATAAGCCTGAAGGGTCCTTCCATCACCATCGCCGTCGTCGACGCGTTTGACTTCGCATCGGCGGTCCTGGCCGCGCTGATTCCCACTCCCGCCCTGATGGGCGGGCTCTCGAGGGTGCTCTCCGTCCAGGGTCTCGTCTCCCACCTCGCGAACCACGTCTCCCTCTGCTTCACCGTCGTCGCGCTGGTGGGCGTCGCCGTGTCGGCGGTCGACCGGAGGTGccgcggcatgcgcgcgctccggcAGGCGTGGCGGCTCGTGACGCGTGTGAGGAAGAAGCAGGGATTCGTGCTGGTGCTCGTGGCATACCTCGGGCCTACCGTTGTGGCTCCGCTGCACGGGTTCGCTCTTGGGTATGCCAAGAGGAGCACGGCGGCGTGCTTGTGCTTGCTGGCGGTGCATGCTCTTCTGTCTGGCGCACAGGAGCTCTTCTCCTTGGCGGCGGCCTCGGTGTACTACTACCAAGCCATGGAGAGCAAGGAGGTGATCGATGCCTTGTGGTTATGCTAA